ACAGCTCGCCAATAATGCTTCCGTTATCAGAATTGACCATTACAACTGCCGCGTACGGTTCTTCTTGCCACGCGATTAGCGAGGCCCTAAATCCCTCGTCACTTCCGCCGTGTCTGAATGTATGTTCGGTAACCTCAGGTCCAAGCCCCCAATCTTCTTCACCGGCGACGAGCATTTCTACTACCGTGCCATGCTTCAGAATCCCGTCCTGCCCGCTTTGCAGAATCCTCTGAACCTCGATGGCGTACTGGATCAGTTCGCCCGGCGTCGTCCACAGTCCGGCCGCAGCCATCTCCGGGTAAATGGGCCAATTTCCTTCGACCTCGTCCCCATTGACCCGATACCCAGTGGCCGCGAGCGCATGGTATTCCGCAGGCAACGGATTCTCGAACGTACTTCCCTGCATATTCATTCGATCGAGCACGTTGCGTTGCATCGTCTCGGGGAAGGCGACGCCCTCTTTATCTGCAATCGCCAGCTGCATGACCGTGTATCCACCACCGGAGTAGAGCCAGGCCTTACCGGGTTCTCTGAACACCCGGACAGGATCCGTGTTTCCGCGACCTTCGAGAACGTCGACGACGCCCGGAATATCGTCGCCCTTGTCGTACCCCGGGAACCCCCACACCGTCAGGCCGGCCGTATGGTTGAGGATGCGCCTCAGCGTCACTTTCTCCTTTGCTGTGAACTCATTTTCCGGCACCTGCCAGGAGGTCAGGTAGTTGTTGATGTCTTCATCAAGATCGAACGTACCTTCCTCGACCAGTTGATGCGCGCGCACTGCAGCCACAGGCTTGCTGATCGACCCCGCCAGGAACATCGTGTCCGTACTCACCGGCTGCCTATCGGAAACGTCGGCCATTCCATACGCTTTGCTCCACCGAACCGCCCCATTGACGGCAAAGGCCACGCTGAGGCCCGGAATGCCGAGCTCTTCGAGCCGAACATTGATGTTGTACGTTGGCTTTTCCTGCCCCTCGATCTGCAGCACGGGCGTGAGGCTGTTTTCGATTCTCGCAATGCGAGATTTTGATGACAGATCAACTGAGCTGTCATCGTCGACCGTGCAGCCGAGAAAGAGCAAAGCCAAGACCGGAAAAAGTTGCTTCATAGCGACTGCCTCACGAGTAATGCTTCTTTCAGCATGGCGTCTCTGGTGATGTCCGCTTTGGGTCGTTAGCGGCCCTTTTGCCCCATATTAGTGGAATGTCCGCTTCCGAGGGTAAAGCGGA
This portion of the Gammaproteobacteria bacterium genome encodes:
- a CDS encoding serine hydrolase, with protein sequence MKQLFPVLALLFLGCTVDDDSSVDLSSKSRIARIENSLTPVLQIEGQEKPTYNINVRLEELGIPGLSVAFAVNGAVRWSKAYGMADVSDRQPVSTDTMFLAGSISKPVAAVRAHQLVEEGTFDLDEDINNYLTSWQVPENEFTAKEKVTLRRILNHTAGLTVWGFPGYDKGDDIPGVVDVLEGRGNTDPVRVFREPGKAWLYSGGGYTVMQLAIADKEGVAFPETMQRNVLDRMNMQGSTFENPLPAEYHALAATGYRVNGDEVEGNWPIYPEMAAAGLWTTPGELIQYAIEVQRILQSGQDGILKHGTVVEMLVAGEEDWGLGPEVTEHTFRHGGSDEGFRASLIAWQEEPYAAVVMVNSDNGSIIGELLLSIAKEYGLPDIEPVVRELIVVGQEVLERYVGRYETQESGPVEISLINDHLSLYLDDWDERFIILPQTESQFFHSVNGSLVDFDVKNGVVYGFEWQGERAERVN